A genomic segment from Mesotoga sp. UBA6090 encodes:
- a CDS encoding tetratricopeptide repeat protein: MKRVAAVVIVLTVLALAFAVDNVNLLLSKEYLIELQSLDSRDPEAEAFLAIAIGLKYRETIQPNYKVWFTNLYSGLEANLLSPQLQEGLQIVEELVFVSTVSALNMLYSSASNDDLIKAISLRTFFYDWIDTRDPRSAKKIEEIANELIDDRPGQYFPYKALLELYSSGSSKDVQRLLEIRETIFSENIEGLLGDDLIESEFVSGLDELVIEDFLTLGAEDPLSRYYAAMSYIKTGESLAGVEILEDLDLNKIPPRFASNASLVIGDLKLEEGDFDGAIERYQESVRFWSNNSRAVRNLGMAYYKTKDRDYYDLARFYLQLSGYEDSDDEVNSALKELRRRAIFELALVTVVPLTAVVVIGLFLLEYVSRKRKSSQERKAMREDGGNNED, encoded by the coding sequence ATGAAGCGTGTGGCGGCAGTTGTGATTGTTTTGACCGTTTTGGCTCTCGCCTTTGCGGTTGACAACGTCAATCTTCTCCTTTCCAAAGAGTACCTAATTGAATTGCAGTCATTAGATAGCCGTGATCCAGAAGCGGAGGCCTTTCTGGCCATAGCAATTGGGCTCAAATACAGAGAGACAATTCAGCCGAATTACAAAGTGTGGTTCACCAACCTCTATTCAGGTCTTGAAGCGAATCTTCTTTCTCCGCAGCTGCAGGAAGGTCTGCAGATAGTAGAAGAACTGGTTTTCGTATCCACCGTCTCGGCATTAAACATGCTTTATTCTTCTGCGAGCAATGATGATCTGATCAAAGCAATTTCCTTGAGAACTTTCTTCTACGACTGGATCGACACAAGGGATCCCAGGTCAGCGAAAAAGATCGAAGAGATTGCCAACGAGTTGATTGATGATCGACCTGGTCAGTACTTTCCTTACAAAGCTCTTTTGGAGCTATATTCGAGCGGCAGTTCAAAGGACGTCCAGAGACTTTTAGAAATTCGCGAGACAATATTCTCTGAGAATATTGAGGGATTGCTTGGAGATGATCTGATAGAGAGTGAATTTGTGTCGGGACTTGATGAACTTGTAATAGAAGATTTTTTGACGCTGGGAGCAGAAGATCCTTTATCAAGATACTACGCTGCAATGTCGTACATTAAAACTGGAGAATCTCTGGCAGGTGTTGAGATCCTCGAAGATCTTGATCTGAATAAGATTCCACCTAGATTTGCTTCCAACGCCTCCTTGGTAATTGGAGACCTGAAACTTGAAGAAGGCGATTTTGATGGAGCCATTGAGCGATATCAAGAGTCAGTAAGATTCTGGTCCAACAATTCGCGGGCCGTCAGAAATCTTGGAATGGCGTATTATAAGACAAAAGATCGAGACTACTATGATCTTGCAAGATTCTATCTCCAGCTGAGTGGTTATGAAGATTCCGATGACGAAGTAAACTCCGCCTTGAAGGAACTGAGAAGAAGAGCGATCTTTGAGTTGGCACTTGTTACTGTGGTCCCGCTGACGGCGGTAGTAGTTATAGGACTCTTTCTGTTAGAATACGTTAGTAGAAAGAGAAAGAGTTCACAAGAACGGAAGGCAATGAGAGAAGACGGAGGAAACAATGAGGATTGA
- a CDS encoding M42 family metallopeptidase, translating into MKSLIEKLVTISSPSGREHAIREVIAGGIKPYVDEMKIDPLGNLVALKKGKSGRKLLFDGHMDEIGVVVTHVDSKGFLRVDSIGGLSPYMLLGSRLVFDTGASGVVDVEGETVKDLRETMKSLDYDHIFVDIGATDKEDAEKKAPVGTFGTYDSTFVDLGKRLVSKSMDDRIACAIMIQVLKELEQPEDDVYFVFAVQEEVGIVGACVAAFDIMPDMAVAIDVTAGPDTPKSFKRMGFNLGGGPTIKIKDRGSISSSRVVSRLKEVAEKRDIPTQYEVLIFGGTDARGYQTTGRGIASGTVSIPCRYVHSPHEMVDYDDVLNAVRLLKALAEEGVE; encoded by the coding sequence ATGAAAAGTCTTATTGAAAAGCTGGTCACGATTAGTTCTCCCAGCGGCAGAGAGCATGCAATAAGAGAAGTAATAGCTGGAGGGATCAAACCCTATGTTGATGAGATGAAGATAGATCCTCTGGGAAATCTTGTCGCTCTTAAGAAAGGGAAGAGCGGCAGAAAACTTTTGTTTGACGGTCATATGGACGAAATCGGTGTGGTTGTTACTCACGTAGATTCGAAGGGTTTTCTGAGAGTGGATTCCATAGGAGGTCTCTCCCCGTATATGCTTCTGGGTTCGAGACTGGTCTTTGATACGGGGGCTTCAGGAGTTGTAGATGTTGAAGGGGAGACAGTCAAGGATTTAAGAGAGACAATGAAAAGTCTCGACTATGACCACATCTTCGTTGATATTGGCGCTACTGATAAAGAAGACGCCGAGAAAAAAGCTCCAGTTGGAACCTTTGGGACATATGATTCAACATTCGTTGATCTCGGAAAGAGACTAGTTTCAAAGTCAATGGACGACAGGATTGCATGCGCGATAATGATTCAGGTGCTGAAGGAACTGGAGCAACCCGAAGATGACGTTTATTTTGTCTTTGCGGTTCAGGAAGAAGTTGGAATCGTAGGAGCCTGTGTTGCCGCTTTTGATATTATGCCTGATATGGCAGTTGCAATAGATGTAACTGCGGGACCGGATACTCCCAAATCTTTCAAGCGAATGGGCTTTAATCTTGGAGGAGGTCCGACCATAAAAATTAAAGATCGTGGAAGCATTAGCTCTTCAAGAGTTGTTTCCAGACTTAAGGAAGTTGCTGAGAAAAGGGATATTCCCACTCAGTACGAGGTTCTGATATTCGGAGGTACTGATGCGAGAGGATATCAGACGACCGGAAGAGGCATAGCTTCGGGAACAGTCTCGATTCCGTGTAGATATGTGCATTCTCCACACGAAATGGTTGACTACGACGACGTTCTCAATGCCGTCCGACTACTGAAGGCCCTTGCAGAAGAAGGAGTGGAATGA
- a CDS encoding ComEA family DNA-binding protein, whose translation MRKPAAKELQVIGPILILVLMGFVALTGYRGTEIPEDTVDQKESVDFPIDLNSCSEKELELLPGIGPAKAKAIIDYRTSVGSFSSVDDLLLVRGIGEKTLNAFREMVSVSGVSAASRHEATLIDINVADALALQSIPGIGEAKAAAIIEFREHNGLIKNEEDLLQIPGIGPSILTEVLAHILPLPGCEEQAGSKKVNINAADLEELCRLPGIGPAIAQRIVDFRESFGPFRSYDDLIKVSGIGEKTVVRLKELVEF comes from the coding sequence ATGAGGAAACCAGCTGCTAAAGAGTTGCAGGTAATTGGACCGATTCTAATACTCGTTCTTATGGGTTTTGTTGCCCTGACGGGTTACAGAGGGACAGAGATTCCGGAAGATACAGTTGATCAAAAAGAGTCAGTGGACTTTCCGATTGATCTAAACTCATGTAGCGAGAAAGAGCTTGAGTTGCTTCCAGGAATTGGTCCCGCGAAGGCCAAAGCAATCATCGATTACAGAACTTCTGTGGGTTCTTTTAGTTCAGTTGATGATCTTCTTCTAGTAAGAGGTATCGGTGAGAAGACTTTGAACGCTTTCAGAGAAATGGTATCTGTCTCAGGGGTGTCCGCTGCATCCAGACATGAAGCTACTTTGATTGACATAAACGTGGCCGATGCACTTGCCTTGCAAAGTATTCCAGGTATTGGTGAAGCTAAAGCAGCCGCGATAATTGAATTTAGAGAACACAACGGATTGATAAAGAATGAGGAAGACCTTCTACAAATACCCGGTATAGGTCCCTCAATACTTACTGAGGTTTTGGCCCACATTCTTCCTCTTCCTGGATGTGAGGAACAGGCAGGTTCAAAGAAAGTGAATATAAACGCCGCTGATCTGGAAGAGCTGTGTCGCCTACCCGGTATCGGCCCGGCCATTGCCCAAAGAATCGTAGATTTTCGGGAAAGTTTCGGACCATTTCGCTCATATGATGATCTGATAAAGGTTAGCGGCATTGGCGAAAAGACTGTTGTAAGGCTTAAGGAGCTGGTAGAGTTTTGA
- a CDS encoding DNA-3-methyladenine glycosylase family protein yields MIEFVLRTTGRQIDLDSTLDCGQTFRWLKDGEWWKGVVRDTVLFLKENSEGIIVRSSSKSLLGRDVYSGIESYLGLEDDLQLIHSTLEKRLRAFDLKVRAVSEKALAEASGLRILRQDSFEMVVEYILSTRNSIPMIRWMSDKLSELFPENRIDFCGESYYGFPSLSQLKKISEEALIDLKIGFRVPWLLKLFSKIENESYFSELSTLTVEEKLEELTKHDGIGYKVGSCVILFSYGELGAFPVDIWISRVMKDLFAFSGSTKKLMQFGMNSFAPYGGYYQEAVFRYYRTHKLGRDLK; encoded by the coding sequence ATGATTGAATTTGTTTTGCGAACTACAGGACGACAGATCGATCTTGATTCGACGCTAGATTGTGGTCAGACTTTTCGTTGGCTAAAAGACGGAGAGTGGTGGAAAGGTGTCGTTCGTGATACTGTTCTTTTCTTGAAAGAGAATTCCGAGGGCATCATAGTGAGATCCTCTTCGAAATCTTTGCTGGGAAGAGACGTCTACTCGGGGATTGAATCCTATCTTGGTCTTGAAGATGATTTGCAGTTGATTCATTCAACTCTGGAAAAAAGACTTCGAGCTTTCGACTTGAAAGTCAGAGCTGTCTCTGAGAAGGCTCTGGCTGAAGCCTCCGGGCTACGTATTCTCAGACAGGATTCATTTGAAATGGTTGTTGAATACATCCTTTCAACTCGCAACAGCATACCCATGATTCGCTGGATGAGCGACAAGTTATCTGAACTCTTTCCTGAGAACAGAATTGATTTTTGTGGAGAAAGCTACTATGGCTTTCCTTCACTGAGCCAGTTGAAGAAAATTTCAGAGGAAGCTTTGATCGACCTAAAGATTGGTTTCAGAGTTCCATGGCTGCTGAAGCTCTTTTCGAAAATCGAGAATGAATCATACTTTTCAGAGCTTTCAACTCTGACAGTTGAAGAGAAGCTTGAAGAGCTGACAAAACATGATGGTATTGGTTACAAAGTGGGAAGCTGTGTAATTCTCTTTTCTTATGGCGAACTTGGTGCATTTCCAGTTGATATATGGATTAGCAGGGTTATGAAGGATTTGTTCGCCTTTAGCGGTTCTACAAAGAAGCTAATGCAGTTTGGAATGAATTCATTTGCGCCGTATGGAGGATACTATCAAGAAGCGGTCTTCAGATACTACAGAACGCATAAACTGGGAAGAGATCTTAAATGA
- a CDS encoding iron-sulfur binding hydrogenase, whose amino-acid sequence MKLSELVEKCELRVITSLLLETDISDAYIGDLLSDVMGNAPPESIWLTVQSHMNILAVATIVGARAIVLCNGLHFEEATIKKAEETGVVLLESDETTFNLALKLLKSGLKG is encoded by the coding sequence ATGAAGCTGAGCGAACTAGTTGAAAAATGCGAACTTAGAGTAATCACAAGCTTACTTCTGGAGACAGACATATCAGACGCCTACATTGGGGATTTGCTTAGTGACGTAATGGGGAACGCCCCACCAGAGTCAATCTGGTTAACTGTTCAGTCTCATATGAACATACTTGCCGTGGCTACAATTGTTGGAGCTAGAGCGATAGTGCTTTGTAATGGTCTGCATTTTGAGGAAGCGACCATAAAAAAGGCTGAAGAGACAGGAGTAGTGCTTCTTGAAAGCGATGAAACGACCTTTAATCTTGCTTTGAAGCTTCTGAAGAGTGGTTTGAAAGGTTGA
- a CDS encoding sporulation protein — MKEASHDYVLKALIVVVLGLSAIVLTLGGYAIILREENKRAELIIEEIRNSVLSPTVDQPEMEENPVNLPTGTQVIRETIAIPETQNFFLETFDYRRLIINSFDFLAEGSEFGYVVVEEETAFKLCVEKGLGKYFITRVGDRFGVMFLGENPLAGLYDSKTAYGIQLVSHTVSDGIAPQVMDLRSMGFPAFVYKSVTADGRTFYAAILGVFPDATTAREYSSTVDVQALQRTTGWNITDRFPRQLR; from the coding sequence ATGAAAGAAGCATCGCACGATTATGTTTTGAAGGCTCTGATTGTTGTGGTCCTTGGTTTATCTGCGATAGTTCTCACACTCGGTGGTTACGCGATAATACTCAGGGAAGAAAACAAGAGGGCGGAACTCATAATTGAAGAAATCCGCAATTCAGTTCTTTCTCCCACAGTCGATCAGCCTGAGATGGAAGAAAACCCTGTAAACCTTCCAACGGGTACACAAGTTATAAGAGAGACAATAGCTATTCCTGAAACCCAGAACTTCTTCCTTGAGACTTTCGATTACCGAAGGTTGATAATTAACTCATTTGACTTTCTGGCTGAAGGCTCGGAATTTGGATACGTTGTGGTGGAAGAAGAGACAGCATTCAAGTTGTGCGTGGAAAAGGGTCTCGGCAAGTATTTTATTACACGAGTGGGCGACCGTTTTGGTGTGATGTTTCTAGGTGAAAACCCGCTTGCTGGACTTTATGATTCGAAAACTGCATACGGAATCCAGCTGGTTTCTCATACAGTTTCCGATGGAATTGCTCCGCAAGTCATGGACCTTAGGAGTATGGGGTTTCCCGCTTTTGTGTACAAATCAGTCACTGCTGATGGAAGAACATTCTATGCGGCGATTCTTGGAGTTTTTCCCGACGCAACAACTGCAAGAGAGTATTCTTCAACGGTTGATGTTCAGGCGCTCCAGAGAACAACCGGCTGGAATATCACGGACAGATTCCCGAGGCAGCTAAGATGA
- a CDS encoding type I phosphomannose isomerase catalytic subunit codes for MILISEPVFSPRPWGDRDLNRLYGIASKEPIGEVWLLSDIENMKTRLVVNSTTVYPENIVEELVGHTLPRFPLMVKYISANEWLSVQVHPDDELAKLHEGEPWGKSECWYFLGEGQVLAGMKERERSIHDIREKDLNHIHLRRGDLLSLPAGIVHAIGPGSKLIEIQQNSDITYRLFDWNRGRELNLERALHASRPLLMPTLKERMKRFEWEYFSIEKTDSFSGKGICITIGDKPSLYVVINDLLEMETEFLAVTLGPFWSEAI; via the coding sequence ATGATTCTCATCAGTGAGCCGGTTTTTTCGCCAAGGCCTTGGGGTGACCGGGACTTGAACAGACTTTACGGTATTGCTTCAAAGGAGCCTATTGGTGAGGTCTGGCTTCTGTCTGATATTGAAAACATGAAAACGCGCTTGGTAGTGAACTCGACAACAGTTTATCCAGAGAATATTGTGGAGGAATTAGTAGGACATACTTTGCCGAGATTTCCACTGATGGTGAAGTATATCTCTGCTAATGAATGGCTATCAGTGCAGGTCCACCCTGACGATGAACTTGCTAAACTCCATGAAGGAGAGCCCTGGGGAAAAAGCGAGTGCTGGTACTTCCTTGGGGAAGGCCAGGTTCTTGCGGGAATGAAGGAAAGAGAAAGGTCAATCCATGACATCAGAGAAAAAGACCTGAATCATATACACTTGAGACGAGGAGATCTTTTGTCCCTGCCTGCCGGCATTGTACATGCAATAGGACCGGGTTCGAAGCTCATAGAGATTCAGCAAAACAGTGACATTACTTACAGGCTCTTTGACTGGAATAGGGGGCGGGAACTGAACCTCGAGAGAGCACTGCATGCTAGCAGACCCTTACTTATGCCCACTTTAAAGGAGCGAATGAAGCGTTTTGAGTGGGAGTATTTCTCGATCGAGAAGACTGATTCTTTCTCCGGAAAGGGAATCTGTATAACAATCGGAGATAAACCCAGTTTATACGTTGTTATTAATGACCTATTGGAGATGGAGACAGAGTTTCTTGCGGTTACTCTAGGTCCGTTCTGGAGTGAGGCGATATGA
- the thyX gene encoding FAD-dependent thymidylate synthase — translation MRIDVLDKGFVELVDQMGDDYSVVQAARTSYGKGLTNKERDDRLIHYLMKNGHHSPFEHIVFKFHLKLPIFVMRQLVRHRIASINERSGRYTKFSEEWYLPSEIRIPDKDNRQGSVVSDDKALNETAIEIISKAYENSYDAYSKLLEMGVAREVARVVLPTSMYTEAYWTINARSIMNFLNQRADSHAQLEIQHYAIAIAEILETSCPVTFDAFIRHNYTGDLLNKEVRG, via the coding sequence ATGAGGATTGATGTTCTAGATAAAGGTTTTGTTGAGCTAGTGGATCAGATGGGTGATGACTACTCTGTGGTTCAAGCTGCAAGAACTAGCTACGGCAAGGGATTAACAAACAAGGAAAGAGACGATCGCCTAATCCACTATTTGATGAAAAACGGTCATCATTCGCCCTTTGAACACATTGTGTTCAAATTCCATTTGAAACTTCCGATCTTTGTTATGAGACAACTTGTTCGGCACAGGATAGCGTCTATCAACGAGCGGAGTGGTAGATATACGAAGTTCTCTGAAGAATGGTATCTGCCGAGCGAAATTAGAATCCCCGATAAAGACAACAGGCAGGGCTCTGTTGTTAGTGACGACAAGGCGCTGAATGAAACGGCGATCGAGATTATCAGCAAAGCTTATGAGAACTCCTATGATGCGTATTCGAAGCTCCTTGAAATGGGAGTTGCAAGAGAGGTGGCGAGAGTTGTTCTACCAACTTCTATGTATACGGAAGCTTACTGGACGATAAATGCAAGGTCTATTATGAACTTCCTCAACCAGAGGGCAGATTCACACGCTCAATTAGAAATTCAGCATTACGCAATCGCGATTGCAGAGATTCTTGAGACCAGTTGTCCGGTGACGTTTGATGCTTTTATTCGGCACAACTACACTGGTGATCTTCTGAACAAGGAGGTTAGGGGATGA
- a CDS encoding 3-dehydroquinate synthase, whose protein sequence is MRRITFTSESVDKCQLIFGKDLINSLPQSIRIVDSGFKKVYGKMLKDEYLMPGGEHIKSIDRVFEIYQLVRTSKSKAITVIGGGSIIDLVGYASAGHTEIEKLFLFPTTTVSQIMPAVNGFGVNFEFVKDLLSSRGLPNKVFIDSSISYWSYSHLSRSDFLFPLLVALSFDKRLFKYLFNHLVSGSEVSAELWDDVIFSSVKAYLRGIEIGKSVVGEEIGRHIETASRLRAENQVSLIVGGMIELRLAEELGACDNRIVEDFFRSVKLLWKKDWTSRIDMSSLVDLIDQKGGVRISMPDGELDKTLFVEATVFERFVREKTWRGLESFV, encoded by the coding sequence ATGAGAAGAATCACTTTTACAAGCGAGTCTGTCGACAAATGTCAGCTGATTTTTGGGAAGGATCTTATCAATAGCCTTCCTCAGTCCATAAGAATCGTCGACTCAGGATTCAAGAAGGTTTACGGAAAGATGCTGAAAGACGAATATTTGATGCCTGGCGGTGAACACATAAAGTCAATTGACAGGGTGTTCGAAATCTATCAGCTGGTAAGGACATCCAAGAGCAAAGCTATTACCGTGATTGGCGGAGGTTCGATTATCGATCTGGTAGGCTACGCATCTGCCGGTCATACAGAAATTGAGAAGCTTTTTCTCTTTCCCACGACCACTGTAAGTCAAATAATGCCGGCTGTGAATGGATTCGGAGTGAATTTCGAGTTTGTAAAAGATTTACTCTCGTCTAGAGGGCTGCCCAACAAAGTTTTTATCGATTCATCGATCAGCTACTGGTCTTACAGCCACTTGTCTCGTAGCGATTTTCTCTTTCCGCTACTCGTTGCGCTTTCCTTCGACAAGAGGTTGTTCAAGTACCTCTTCAATCATTTGGTTTCCGGCAGCGAAGTGTCTGCCGAACTGTGGGATGATGTGATTTTCTCCTCAGTAAAAGCGTATCTGAGGGGAATCGAGATTGGGAAATCCGTTGTTGGCGAGGAAATTGGAAGGCATATCGAAACAGCTTCCAGATTGAGGGCAGAAAATCAAGTTTCTCTGATCGTTGGAGGAATGATCGAATTGCGCCTTGCAGAGGAATTGGGAGCGTGTGACAACAGAATTGTCGAGGACTTCTTTCGATCTGTCAAGCTACTATGGAAAAAGGACTGGACTTCAAGGATCGATATGTCTTCTCTAGTGGATTTGATTGATCAAAAGGGCGGTGTGAGAATCAGTATGCCCGACGGTGAACTTGACAAAACACTGTTTGTTGAGGCTACAGTATTTGAAAGATTTGTTAGAGAAAAGACTTGGAGGGGATTGGAGAGCTTTGTATGA
- the trmFO gene encoding methylenetetrahydrofolate--tRNA-(uracil(54)-C(5))-methyltransferase (FADH(2)-oxidizing) TrmFO codes for MRINVIGGGLAGSEAALSLADFGNEVVLYEMRPAKNTEVHHTDNFAELVCSNSFKSESLENASGLLKEEGCKLGSRLLQIAHHHRVPAGKALAVNRETFAEEVSSRIENHPLIEIKRQEICSLCLDESVNIVCTGPLTSGCLEDFLAELFGDSLFFFDAVAPIVAADSVDFSRAFVADRYALDGDYVNCPLSREDYEVFWKELVMAEVAEVENFTDSFLFERCQPFEEIARSGIDALRYGPMKPVGLIEPVTGKEPYAVVQLRKENISGSLLGIVGFQTRLKWNEQKRILSLIPALRAVDIVRYGVMHRNTFLDSPRLLNPDLQSKIKRGLFFAGQISGLEGYVEAIVSGRIVAMNVNRFVHGCQTFIPPSETMIGGLIHHVTVSGRSPLKPVYANFGLLPEIKIRNRREKNRVKVIRAQEEMQRFLEGVER; via the coding sequence ATGAGAATAAATGTTATTGGGGGAGGACTTGCCGGTTCTGAAGCCGCGCTTAGTCTCGCCGATTTTGGGAATGAAGTGGTTCTTTACGAGATGAGGCCGGCCAAAAATACTGAGGTTCATCACACGGATAACTTTGCGGAACTAGTTTGCAGTAACTCGTTCAAATCTGAATCTCTGGAAAACGCATCGGGTTTGCTCAAGGAAGAAGGATGTAAGTTGGGATCTCGACTTCTCCAGATTGCTCATCATCACAGAGTTCCTGCAGGGAAGGCGCTCGCAGTAAACCGGGAGACATTTGCAGAAGAAGTCTCCAGTAGAATAGAAAACCATCCTTTGATCGAAATTAAGAGACAAGAGATCTGTTCACTTTGCCTAGATGAATCGGTTAATATCGTCTGTACTGGCCCTCTAACTTCCGGTTGTCTCGAAGACTTTCTTGCTGAGTTGTTTGGAGATTCGCTCTTCTTTTTTGATGCGGTTGCTCCAATAGTTGCTGCAGACTCAGTTGATTTTTCGCGGGCGTTTGTCGCGGATCGATATGCATTGGACGGTGACTATGTGAATTGTCCGCTTTCCAGGGAGGATTATGAGGTTTTCTGGAAAGAACTAGTGATGGCGGAAGTGGCAGAGGTTGAGAATTTTACAGATAGTTTTCTCTTTGAACGATGTCAACCTTTTGAAGAGATTGCGCGAAGCGGGATCGATGCGCTTCGATATGGTCCTATGAAGCCTGTCGGATTGATCGAGCCCGTTACAGGTAAAGAACCGTATGCGGTTGTGCAACTCAGGAAGGAAAACATTTCCGGTTCCTTATTAGGCATTGTAGGCTTTCAAACAAGACTCAAGTGGAATGAACAGAAGAGAATTCTCTCACTTATACCTGCCCTGAGAGCCGTTGATATTGTTAGGTACGGGGTAATGCACAGGAACACATTTCTTGACTCACCGAGGCTTCTGAACCCAGATCTACAATCCAAGATCAAGAGGGGTTTGTTCTTCGCAGGACAGATCAGTGGCCTCGAGGGATATGTTGAGGCAATAGTCTCTGGTAGGATTGTAGCGATGAATGTAAATCGTTTTGTTCATGGTTGCCAGACCTTTATTCCCCCCAGTGAGACTATGATAGGCGGATTAATCCATCATGTCACAGTCTCGGGTAGGAGTCCTCTGAAACCTGTGTATGCGAATTTCGGTTTGCTTCCTGAGATCAAAATAAGGAACAGGAGAGAAAAGAACAGAGTGAAGGTAATTAGAGCGCAGGAGGAAATGCAGCGCTTTCTGGAAGGGGTAGAGAGATGA
- a CDS encoding epoxyqueuosine reductase QueH: MNLLHVCCAPDLVSTVVKREELRQSELFFYNPNIFPGEEFLRRYDALRKVCEKTALDLPEQNHSPEDFSDILDSFGTENEGGTRCTKCIELRLRKTACLAKSIGSSSFSTTLLASPRKSIAQITLIGDKLAAEFDIEFISGNFRAERDKLRDLLKGVYRQNYCGCLPSKNEAIRNREINDLRDRERLDKDFKRFVDLWNFRGNVIPRSRIHLEEISDLKRIIAIVKPSALFDDIRDAELEDRRWLKTGSYNCRIIREKE; the protein is encoded by the coding sequence TTGAATTTACTTCATGTCTGCTGTGCACCTGATCTGGTGAGTACTGTTGTGAAAAGGGAGGAACTCAGACAATCCGAGCTATTCTTCTATAATCCGAATATCTTTCCAGGTGAGGAATTCCTCAGGAGATACGATGCTTTGCGAAAGGTATGCGAGAAAACGGCTCTTGATCTCCCGGAACAAAACCACTCTCCTGAAGACTTCTCAGATATTCTCGATTCATTTGGTACCGAAAATGAAGGCGGGACCAGATGCACAAAATGTATAGAACTCAGACTCAGGAAGACTGCTTGCTTAGCAAAATCGATTGGTTCTTCAAGTTTCAGCACAACGCTTCTGGCGAGTCCCAGGAAGTCAATCGCCCAAATAACTCTGATAGGAGATAAGTTGGCCGCAGAGTTTGATATTGAGTTTATTTCCGGTAATTTCAGAGCAGAGAGAGATAAGTTAAGAGATCTCCTGAAAGGTGTTTACAGGCAGAATTACTGCGGTTGTCTGCCAAGCAAAAATGAAGCAATAAGGAATAGAGAGATCAATGATTTGAGAGATCGCGAAAGGCTTGATAAGGATTTCAAGAGATTCGTCGATCTCTGGAATTTCAGAGGTAATGTGATTCCTCGGAGCAGGATTCATTTAGAAGAGATTTCGGACTTGAAAAGGATAATAGCGATAGTCAAACCCTCTGCACTTTTCGATGATATTCGAGATGCGGAACTTGAGGATAGAAGATGGTTAAAGACTGGTAGTTACAATTGCCGAATAATCAGGGAGAAGGAGTAA
- a CDS encoding CBS domain-containing protein, with protein MRKVSSLVERNVDDLLDKLRGLFTDITAKDIMIKSVITLTKDRTMWQAKELMRICKISGVPITDVENQLEGIVSIEDIIVALEGNYITDPIEKHMTRDLVTFSPETNLEMLIERFNRYRYGRFPVVDSNGKLLGIITKKDIIGAILDKFRLIYVHDTRRREVLERSVDWFDKSLISGAYVEKTSADFVYHIDYTDIDTAGVGSAKLKSYLKTLTDDDSLIRRVSIACYEAEVNVVIHSGSEGYIFAWYDEDVTRVRVEDYGRGIDNVEQAMKEGFSTASDHVRELGFGAGMGLPNMRRYSDKMVVVSEAGKGVVVEMHFYRNGRK; from the coding sequence TTGAGGAAGGTAAGCAGCTTGGTTGAAAGGAATGTAGATGATCTTCTTGATAAACTAAGGGGTTTATTCACTGATATTACGGCCAAAGACATAATGATAAAAAGCGTTATTACTCTTACCAAGGATAGAACAATGTGGCAGGCTAAGGAGCTCATGAGAATCTGCAAAATCTCGGGTGTTCCCATTACCGATGTTGAGAATCAGCTTGAAGGAATAGTCAGCATAGAAGACATAATTGTTGCTTTGGAAGGAAACTACATTACAGATCCAATAGAAAAGCATATGACCAGGGACCTGGTAACTTTCTCACCGGAGACTAATCTTGAGATGCTAATCGAGCGATTCAACCGTTACAGGTACGGTAGATTTCCGGTAGTGGATTCTAATGGAAAACTTCTCGGCATAATCACTAAGAAGGATATAATCGGTGCGATTCTTGACAAATTTAGACTTATTTACGTTCACGATACGAGACGAAGGGAAGTGCTGGAAAGAAGCGTTGACTGGTTTGACAAGTCTTTAATTTCAGGTGCCTACGTTGAGAAAACCAGCGCAGATTTCGTCTACCACATCGATTATACCGATATTGACACGGCAGGAGTCGGGTCTGCCAAGTTAAAGAGTTACTTGAAGACACTGACAGATGATGATTCCCTCATAAGAAGGGTTTCGATTGCCTGTTACGAAGCTGAAGTCAATGTTGTGATCCATAGTGGAAGTGAGGGTTACATCTTTGCCTGGTACGATGAAGACGTAACTAGAGTAAGGGTGGAGGACTATGGAAGAGGAATAGACAATGTTGAACAGGCGATGAAAGAAGGGTTCTCAACTGCTTCTGATCATGTTCGAGAACTTGGCTTTGGAGCCGGAATGGGCCTGCCAAACATGAGAAGGTATTCCGACAAGATGGTTGTGGTCTCTGAAGCAGGAAAAGGGGTTGTCGTGGAAATGCACTTCTATCGGAATGGGAGGAAATAA